The following proteins come from a genomic window of Heyndrickxia acidicola:
- a CDS encoding YidH family protein — translation MKEIEQTGESKYIQQHLANERTYLAWIRTNITIIGVGFLITNLHFSTQTQKIVIGDILAKVIGLASIFVGIISLIISTFSYFKKGKDINNQTFRFSRIMVIFLSVSLIFIFLIFGIYYVFIWGLVPSQ, via the coding sequence ATGAAAGAAATAGAACAAACTGGAGAATCAAAATATATTCAGCAGCACCTTGCGAATGAGCGCACGTATCTTGCCTGGATCCGTACAAACATTACAATCATCGGGGTTGGCTTTTTAATTACCAATCTTCATTTTTCTACCCAGACACAAAAGATTGTTATCGGAGATATATTGGCTAAGGTTATTGGATTGGCTTCCATTTTCGTGGGGATCATTTCTTTGATCATTAGCACCTTCAGTTATTTTAAAAAAGGGAAAGATATTAATAATCAGACGTTCCGCTTTTCAAGAATTATGGTGATTTTTTTATCTGTCTCCCTTATTTTTATTTTCCTGATTTTTGGTATTTATTACGTTTTTATCTGGGGGCTTGTTCCAAGCCAGTAA
- a CDS encoding response regulator transcription factor, with protein MITIVIAEDQKMLLGAFGSLLNLEEDMEVVGKASNGDEAIELVKALKPDVCIMDIEMPGKSGLEAAEEIKGLNCKVIILTTFARTGYFQRALKAGVRGYLLKDSPSEELASSIRGVMEGRRIIAPELMDDIYSEENPLTDREREVLDLIADGKDTKEIADQLSIKTGTVRNYISAILEKLGVKNRIEAITHLKEKGWFK; from the coding sequence ATGATAACGATTGTTATAGCTGAAGACCAGAAAATGCTTCTTGGAGCCTTTGGATCACTTCTCAATCTTGAAGAAGATATGGAGGTTGTCGGAAAAGCTTCCAACGGGGATGAAGCGATCGAGCTTGTAAAGGCTCTCAAGCCGGATGTCTGTATTATGGATATTGAGATGCCTGGCAAGAGTGGACTTGAAGCAGCTGAAGAAATAAAGGGCCTGAACTGCAAAGTCATCATTTTAACCACATTTGCCCGCACAGGTTATTTTCAGCGGGCTTTAAAAGCAGGAGTAAGAGGGTATTTACTAAAAGACAGTCCTAGCGAAGAACTGGCGAGTTCCATTCGAGGTGTAATGGAAGGCAGAAGAATAATTGCACCCGAATTAATGGATGATATTTATAGTGAGGAGAATCCGCTTACTGATCGGGAAAGAGAGGTACTGGATTTAATAGCAGATGGAAAAGACACAAAGGAAATTGCTGATCAGCTTAGTATAAAAACAGGCACAGTCCGAAATTATATATCCGCTATCCTTGAAAAACTGGGAGTAAAGAACAGAATTGAAGCGATAACACATTTAAAGGAGAAGGGCTGGTTTAAGTAA
- a CDS encoding sensor histidine kinase: protein MFKKVTTFYRNNGIAPYIWTILCILPFYFILQADSLAKMLAGILLTFLFFAFYRFAFTASNWTIYLWSIILIGISTAFTSLYSYVYFSFFLAYYIGNIKDRIAFTSLYIVLLVSTTVSINYNILIQDALILKQLPFVIITGISVILLPLNIRNRKEKGQLVEKLEHANKKISELIKLEERQRIARDLHDTLGQKLSLIGLKSDLARRLIYKDPEQARAELKDVQQTARTALNEVRKMVSSMRGIRLKEEVLQIKEILKAAGIELEIDGSTVLTNVSLFTENILSMCLKEAVTNVVKHSGAAKCSVMINQSWKEVELIISDDGVFKDGNKERGHGLSGMKERLDFVNGEMELFSEKGTVLIIKVPNDVKQKD, encoded by the coding sequence ATGTTTAAAAAGGTAACCACATTTTATCGGAACAATGGTATAGCCCCTTATATATGGACCATACTCTGTATCCTTCCCTTCTACTTTATTTTACAAGCGGACTCTCTGGCTAAAATGCTGGCAGGAATCCTCCTTACATTCTTATTTTTTGCCTTTTACCGCTTTGCCTTTACCGCTTCAAACTGGACGATTTATTTATGGAGCATTATTTTAATTGGTATATCAACAGCCTTTACCAGTCTTTACAGCTATGTTTATTTTTCTTTTTTTCTGGCTTATTATATAGGAAATATAAAAGATCGGATAGCGTTTACCTCTCTGTATATTGTGCTTCTTGTCAGTACCACGGTCTCAATCAACTATAATATCCTTATACAGGATGCTTTAATTTTAAAGCAACTGCCATTCGTGATTATTACGGGAATCAGTGTCATCCTCCTGCCCTTAAACATAAGGAATCGGAAGGAAAAGGGACAGCTAGTGGAAAAACTTGAACATGCCAATAAAAAAATATCAGAGCTGATAAAGTTAGAAGAAAGACAGCGAATTGCACGGGATCTCCACGATACATTAGGCCAAAAGCTTTCGCTTATCGGTTTAAAAAGTGATTTGGCAAGGAGACTAATTTATAAGGATCCAGAGCAGGCGCGAGCGGAGTTAAAGGATGTTCAGCAAACAGCCAGAACGGCGCTTAATGAAGTAAGAAAAATGGTTTCTTCTATGAGAGGAATCCGGTTAAAAGAGGAAGTTCTGCAAATTAAGGAAATCTTAAAAGCAGCAGGGATTGAATTGGAGATTGATGGGTCTACAGTTTTGACAAATGTATCGCTTTTTACTGAAAATATTTTAAGTATGTGCCTAAAAGAGGCTGTAACGAATGTTGTTAAGCATAGCGGTGCGGCCAAATGCAGTGTGATGATAAACCAGTCTTGGAAAGAGGTAGAATTGATAATCAGCGATGACGGGGTATTTAAAGATGGAAATAAAGAGAGGGGCCATGGGTTAAGCGGCATGAAAGAGCGGCTCGATTTTGTAAACGGAGAAATGGAGCTTTTTTCCGAAAAAGGAACCGTATTAATCATAAAGGTACCAAATGATGTGAAGCAAAAAGACTAG